In Phycodurus eques isolate BA_2022a unplaced genomic scaffold, UOR_Pequ_1.1 contig_605, whole genome shotgun sequence, one genomic interval encodes:
- the LOC133398936 gene encoding zinc finger protein 462-like: LNKYLLHKPGTIRPFQCAICFYRTNLMGLWTNHLLKNHLDTIIETCDHKEETSVTHSADKDAPHLGHQVISVGKTNEGRNKDWYLEPPEVRRQLSHLSLMAQNGASTMPATRQNGSSGLFCCENCSFFSKDLPSMRRHYISRHGRKMLACKDCDFFTGLKSVCMLFVNRYLI; the protein is encoded by the exons CCTGAACAAATATCTTCTCCATAAGCCTGGGACTATCCGTCCTTTTCAGTGCGCCATCTGCTTCTATCGTACCAATCTGATGGGCCTGTGGAccaaccatttgctgaaaaaccaCCTTG ATACCATCATAGAAACCTGTGACCACAAAGAAGAGACCAGTGTGACTCATAGTGCAGACAAGGATGCTCCACATTTAGGCCACCAAGTCATTAGTGTGGGCAAAACTAATGAAGGGCGTAACAAAG ACTGGTACCTGGAGCCCCCAGAGGTGCGACGCCAGCTTAGCCACCTGAGTCTAATGGCTCAGAACGGAGCTAGTACCATGCCGGCCACCAGGCAGAATGGCAGCAGTGGCCTGTTCTGCTGCGAGAACTGCTCCTTCTTTTCCAAGGACCTGCCCAGCATGCGGCGACACTACATCAGTAGACATGGCAGGAAGATGTTGGCGTGCAAGGACTGCGACTTCTTCACCGGCTTAAAGTCAGTCTGCATGTTGTTTGTTAACCGCTACTTAATTTAA